The following proteins come from a genomic window of Hydractinia symbiolongicarpus strain clone_291-10 chromosome 2, HSymV2.1, whole genome shotgun sequence:
- the LOC130629256 gene encoding uncharacterized protein LOC130629256 isoform X1 codes for MVVKINFFNTVLCTIAVFIIYSCLPIMNSTTTSPSSTSTSFTSFATGASTTASSTGVAMATISSATGATMSTSRCATAIASSVGVGVATNTTASVGVGIATNTAASVGVGVATNSAAATAASIAASTSMIPQCDFWMRVGLMLQLCVKSALVWILHNYHNDPTYTGLPDNEVALFNRMASFKNNYQSQLKSIVKPDQWLVLCPPTGKSNAKDWDITLIIIVICYETKLSPPQGGWKQKVPRPGDQSKAAFCLRARELRNNFNHGSINNILTHAQFISYVKTIDSILNGLCYNNMSLFHDLETGTLKMYTGQIVKTLETKLSCLEQFVSDMEIQKVDDNTKRIAAAETNVLDHSKQLSLLQIEAKSVRISTTDLHTASEVNSIVMDNLSGEVRDLLSDISLTKSNVSVLEKKFNISSISINNLQSDFHVMRNWISMLENGKIDGNTLRVNQLQRSVTYTQSGVDFIVADVTLLKQKLTTIENDFNWKMNATDFSRLLFACIEGYDEKKIERFRQLCVSFKLVQEDDKLEIFKDFGEAIEENGKNLSQNVQTLIQIFETLNHRDAVEKLKTFYQCYFPVSSTSKRIVQYVKKFISYLPSFNIKIIFLLGLYFLYAEQIYEHWRYAWCTYGTIRDSQFSFSFKGIRDPYQLNYVWGNVEFDWNSYQHYFPTIKPHSNKNMHYFLNTNRCILGNVRDVGNSFTGKKPVRGAEIFAVPGCCTEVWFHDDNNGYWKKYISATNISCTKLGKKKHTPNEL; via the exons ATGGTTGtcaaaatcaacttttttaatACTGTCTTGTG TACGATAGCTGTGTTTATCATTTACTCCTGCTTGCCGATTATGAACTCGACAACGACATCACCATCGAGCACATCTACCTCCTTTACGTCGTTTGCCACGGGCGCATCTACCACAGCCTCTTCGACAGGTGTTGCTATGGCAACAATTTCATCAGCAACAGGCGCCACAATGTCAACGTCGAGATGTGCTACAGCTATTGCATCTTCCGTCGGAGTTGGCGTAGCAACAAATACTACAGCATCCGTCGGAGTTGGCATAGCAACAAATACTGCAGCATCCGTCGGAGTTGGCGTAGCGACCAATTCTGCAGCAGCCACTGCAGCATCCATTGCAGCATCCACATCAATGATACCACAATGTGATTTCTGGATGAGGGTAGGCTTAATGTTGCAGTTATGCGTGAAGTCTGCACTTGTTTGGATACTGCACAACTACCATAACGATCCTACCTACACGGGACTACCTGACAATGAAGTTGCATTGTTCAACCGGATGGCAAGTTTTAAGAATAATTATCAAAGTCAACTAAAATCAATTGTCAAGCCTGATCAATGGCTCGTTCTCTGCCCTCCAACTGGTAAATCAAACGCAAAGGATTGGGATATAACATTGATCATTATCGTTATTTGTTACGAAACAAAACTCTCTCCTCCGCAGGGTGGATGGAAACAAAAGGTACCACGTCCTGGTGACCAAAGTAAAGCCGCATTTTGTTTACGTGCGCGAGAGCTGCGCAATAACTTTAACCATGGGAGTATCAATAACATTTTAACGCATGCGCAATTCATTTCTTACGTCAAAACAATTGACTCCATTTTAAATGGCTTATGCTACAACAACATGTCTCTATTTCACGACTTGGAAACAGGAACCTTGAAAATGTACACAGGTCAAATCGTGAAAACATTGGAAACGAAACTCTCTTGTTTGGAACAGTTCGTGAGCGATATGGAGATACAAAAAGTTGACGACAACACCAAAAGAATTGCTGCTGCAGAAACCAATGTGCTTGATCATTCTAAACAGCTTTCTCTACTTCAAATCGAGGCGAAATCCGTACGTATATCAACAACGGATTTACACACAGCTAGCGAAGTCAATAGCATTGTCATGGATAATTTATCTGGTGAAGTCAGAGACCTTTTATCTGACATTTCACTTACAAAGAGCAATGTATCCGTTttggaaaaaaagtttaatattagtAGCATTAGTATCAACAACCTCCAATCCGATTTTCATGTCATGAGAAATTGGATTTCCATGTTGGAAAATGGAAAGATAGACGGTAACACATTACGTGTTAATCAACTTCAACGAAGCGTAACTTACACGCAATCTGGTGTCGACTTCATTGTAGCTGATGTAACGTTGCTGAAACAGAAATTGACCACCATTGAAAACGACTTCAATTGGAAGATGAATGCTACTGATTTTTCACGATTGCTTTTTGCATGTATTGAAGGGTACGATGAGAAAAAGATTGAAAGGTTTCGACAATTATGTGTGTCGTTTAAGTTGGTCCAAGAGGACGACAAACTcgaaatttttaaggattttggTGAGGCTATTGAAGAAAATGGAAAAAATTTATCCCAAAATGTGCAAACGTTAATTCAGATCTTCGAAACTTTAAACCACCGCGATGCTgtagaaaaattgaaaacattctaTCAATGTTACTTCCCTGTGTCCTCCACTTCGAAAAGAATTGTACAGTACGTGAAGAAATTCATCTCTTATCTACCCAGCTTTAACATCAAGATTATATTTCTACTTGGCTTATATTTTCTTTACGCTGAGCAAATATACGAACATTGGAGATATGCCTGGTGCACATATGGAACCATTCGAGATAGTCAGTTTTCATTCTCTTTTAAAGGAATTCGTGATCCATATCAACTTAATTATGTTTG GGGCAACGTTGAATTTGATTGGAACAGTTATCAGCATTACTTTCCAACAATTAAACCTCActcaaacaaaaacatgcacTATTTCCTTAACACAAACAGATGCATTCTGGGTAACGTAAGAGATGTTGGGAATTCGTTCACAGGTAAGAAACCGGTCAGAGGAGCGGAAATATTTGCAGTTCCAGGTTGTTGCACCGAAGTTTGGTTCCATGATGACAACAACGGATATTGGAAGAAATACATTTCCGCCACGAATATTAGCTGTACAAAGTTGGGAAAGAAAAAACATACTCCGAACGAATTATAA
- the LOC130629256 gene encoding uncharacterized protein LOC130629256 isoform X2 produces the protein MNSTTTSPSSTSTSFTSFATGASTTASSTGVAMATISSATGATMSTSRCATAIASSVGVGVATNTTASVGVGIATNTAASVGVGVATNSAAATAASIAASTSMIPQCDFWMRVGLMLQLCVKSALVWILHNYHNDPTYTGLPDNEVALFNRMASFKNNYQSQLKSIVKPDQWLVLCPPTGKSNAKDWDITLIIIVICYETKLSPPQGGWKQKVPRPGDQSKAAFCLRARELRNNFNHGSINNILTHAQFISYVKTIDSILNGLCYNNMSLFHDLETGTLKMYTGQIVKTLETKLSCLEQFVSDMEIQKVDDNTKRIAAAETNVLDHSKQLSLLQIEAKSVRISTTDLHTASEVNSIVMDNLSGEVRDLLSDISLTKSNVSVLEKKFNISSISINNLQSDFHVMRNWISMLENGKIDGNTLRVNQLQRSVTYTQSGVDFIVADVTLLKQKLTTIENDFNWKMNATDFSRLLFACIEGYDEKKIERFRQLCVSFKLVQEDDKLEIFKDFGEAIEENGKNLSQNVQTLIQIFETLNHRDAVEKLKTFYQCYFPVSSTSKRIVQYVKKFISYLPSFNIKIIFLLGLYFLYAEQIYEHWRYAWCTYGTIRDSQFSFSFKGIRDPYQLNYVWGNVEFDWNSYQHYFPTIKPHSNKNMHYFLNTNRCILGNVRDVGNSFTGKKPVRGAEIFAVPGCCTEVWFHDDNNGYWKKYISATNISCTKLGKKKHTPNEL, from the exons ATGAACTCGACAACGACATCACCATCGAGCACATCTACCTCCTTTACGTCGTTTGCCACGGGCGCATCTACCACAGCCTCTTCGACAGGTGTTGCTATGGCAACAATTTCATCAGCAACAGGCGCCACAATGTCAACGTCGAGATGTGCTACAGCTATTGCATCTTCCGTCGGAGTTGGCGTAGCAACAAATACTACAGCATCCGTCGGAGTTGGCATAGCAACAAATACTGCAGCATCCGTCGGAGTTGGCGTAGCGACCAATTCTGCAGCAGCCACTGCAGCATCCATTGCAGCATCCACATCAATGATACCACAATGTGATTTCTGGATGAGGGTAGGCTTAATGTTGCAGTTATGCGTGAAGTCTGCACTTGTTTGGATACTGCACAACTACCATAACGATCCTACCTACACGGGACTACCTGACAATGAAGTTGCATTGTTCAACCGGATGGCAAGTTTTAAGAATAATTATCAAAGTCAACTAAAATCAATTGTCAAGCCTGATCAATGGCTCGTTCTCTGCCCTCCAACTGGTAAATCAAACGCAAAGGATTGGGATATAACATTGATCATTATCGTTATTTGTTACGAAACAAAACTCTCTCCTCCGCAGGGTGGATGGAAACAAAAGGTACCACGTCCTGGTGACCAAAGTAAAGCCGCATTTTGTTTACGTGCGCGAGAGCTGCGCAATAACTTTAACCATGGGAGTATCAATAACATTTTAACGCATGCGCAATTCATTTCTTACGTCAAAACAATTGACTCCATTTTAAATGGCTTATGCTACAACAACATGTCTCTATTTCACGACTTGGAAACAGGAACCTTGAAAATGTACACAGGTCAAATCGTGAAAACATTGGAAACGAAACTCTCTTGTTTGGAACAGTTCGTGAGCGATATGGAGATACAAAAAGTTGACGACAACACCAAAAGAATTGCTGCTGCAGAAACCAATGTGCTTGATCATTCTAAACAGCTTTCTCTACTTCAAATCGAGGCGAAATCCGTACGTATATCAACAACGGATTTACACACAGCTAGCGAAGTCAATAGCATTGTCATGGATAATTTATCTGGTGAAGTCAGAGACCTTTTATCTGACATTTCACTTACAAAGAGCAATGTATCCGTTttggaaaaaaagtttaatattagtAGCATTAGTATCAACAACCTCCAATCCGATTTTCATGTCATGAGAAATTGGATTTCCATGTTGGAAAATGGAAAGATAGACGGTAACACATTACGTGTTAATCAACTTCAACGAAGCGTAACTTACACGCAATCTGGTGTCGACTTCATTGTAGCTGATGTAACGTTGCTGAAACAGAAATTGACCACCATTGAAAACGACTTCAATTGGAAGATGAATGCTACTGATTTTTCACGATTGCTTTTTGCATGTATTGAAGGGTACGATGAGAAAAAGATTGAAAGGTTTCGACAATTATGTGTGTCGTTTAAGTTGGTCCAAGAGGACGACAAACTcgaaatttttaaggattttggTGAGGCTATTGAAGAAAATGGAAAAAATTTATCCCAAAATGTGCAAACGTTAATTCAGATCTTCGAAACTTTAAACCACCGCGATGCTgtagaaaaattgaaaacattctaTCAATGTTACTTCCCTGTGTCCTCCACTTCGAAAAGAATTGTACAGTACGTGAAGAAATTCATCTCTTATCTACCCAGCTTTAACATCAAGATTATATTTCTACTTGGCTTATATTTTCTTTACGCTGAGCAAATATACGAACATTGGAGATATGCCTGGTGCACATATGGAACCATTCGAGATAGTCAGTTTTCATTCTCTTTTAAAGGAATTCGTGATCCATATCAACTTAATTATGTTTG GGGCAACGTTGAATTTGATTGGAACAGTTATCAGCATTACTTTCCAACAATTAAACCTCActcaaacaaaaacatgcacTATTTCCTTAACACAAACAGATGCATTCTGGGTAACGTAAGAGATGTTGGGAATTCGTTCACAGGTAAGAAACCGGTCAGAGGAGCGGAAATATTTGCAGTTCCAGGTTGTTGCACCGAAGTTTGGTTCCATGATGACAACAACGGATATTGGAAGAAATACATTTCCGCCACGAATATTAGCTGTACAAAGTTGGGAAAGAAAAAACATACTCCGAACGAATTATAA